From a region of the Stenotrophomonas sp. BIO128-Bstrain genome:
- a CDS encoding YkgJ family cysteine cluster protein — protein MPHPCLTCGACCTQYRVAFHWMESDEVTPGGVPHELTQVLDPHRLCMRGTLSKPVYCVALDAEIGVYSRCSIHPNRPSVCREVDASWEYGKASPQCDKARIAHGMPALTLADWRWRDEAGNDDDHPDDNGNSPAPQAPIAA, from the coding sequence TACCGTGTGGCCTTCCACTGGATGGAATCGGACGAGGTCACCCCGGGGGGCGTCCCGCACGAGCTCACCCAGGTGCTGGACCCGCACCGGCTGTGCATGCGCGGCACCCTGTCCAAGCCGGTCTACTGCGTGGCGCTGGACGCGGAGATCGGGGTGTATTCGCGCTGCAGCATCCACCCCAACCGCCCCAGCGTGTGCCGTGAGGTGGACGCCTCGTGGGAGTACGGCAAGGCCAGCCCGCAGTGCGACAAGGCGCGCATCGCGCACGGCATGCCGGCGCTGACCCTGGCCGACTGGCGCTGGCGGGACGAGGCGGGCAATGATGATGATCATCCCGATGACAACGGCAATTCGCCGGCCCCGCAGGCGCCGATCGCGGCGTAG
- a CDS encoding alpha/beta fold hydrolase gives MPQLPGYPAHPHRFQVRPGLSMSYLDEGPRDGEVVVMVHGNPSWSYYWRTLVAGLSDKYRCIVPDHIGMGLSDKPDDAHYDYTLQSRVDDLDALLAHLGITGPVTLAVHDWGGMIGFGWALSHHAQVKRLVVLNTAAFPMPAAKKMPWQIALGRHWKIGEWLIRTFNAFSSGASWLGVERKMPADVRRAYVSPYNSYANRISTIRFMQDIPLSPADKAWSLLERSGQTLPSYADRPAFIGWGLRDFVFDHHFLKGFQAALPQAQVHAFEDAGHYVLEDKHEVLVPKIRAFLDANPL, from the coding sequence ATGCCCCAGCTGCCCGGTTACCCCGCCCATCCGCACCGCTTCCAGGTGCGCCCCGGCCTGTCGATGAGCTATCTCGACGAAGGCCCGCGCGATGGCGAGGTGGTGGTGATGGTCCACGGCAACCCGTCGTGGAGCTATTACTGGCGCACCCTGGTGGCCGGCCTCTCGGACAAGTACCGCTGCATCGTGCCGGACCATATCGGCATGGGCCTGTCGGACAAGCCCGATGATGCGCACTACGACTACACCCTGCAATCGCGCGTGGATGACCTGGACGCGCTGCTCGCGCACCTGGGCATCACCGGCCCGGTGACCCTGGCCGTGCACGACTGGGGCGGCATGATCGGCTTCGGCTGGGCGCTGTCGCACCACGCGCAGGTCAAGCGCCTGGTGGTGCTCAACACCGCCGCCTTCCCGATGCCGGCCGCGAAGAAGATGCCGTGGCAGATCGCGCTGGGTCGCCACTGGAAGATTGGCGAGTGGCTCATCCGCACCTTCAACGCCTTCTCCTCCGGTGCTTCGTGGCTGGGCGTGGAACGGAAGATGCCGGCGGACGTGCGCCGCGCGTACGTGTCGCCGTACAACAGCTACGCCAACCGCATCAGCACCATCCGCTTCATGCAGGACATCCCGCTGTCACCGGCCGACAAGGCCTGGTCGCTGCTGGAGCGTTCCGGCCAGACCCTGCCCAGCTACGCCGACCGCCCGGCGTTCATCGGCTGGGGCCTGCGCGATTTCGTGTTCGACCATCACTTCCTGAAGGGCTTCCAGGCCGCGCTGCCGCAGGCGCAGGTGCATGCCTTCGAGGATGCCGGGCATTACGTGCTGGAGGATAAGCACGAGGTGCTGGTGCCGAAGATCCGCGCCTTCCTGGACGCGAACCCGCTCTGA
- a CDS encoding 3-oxoacyl-ACP synthase III translates to MLFKNVSIAGLAHIDAPHTLTSKEINERLKPTLDRLGIRTDVLGDIAGIHARRLWDADMLASDAATLAARKALEDAGIGADKIGLLVNTSVSRDYLEPSTASIVSGNLGVGDECMTFDVANACLAFINGMDIAARMLERGEIDYALIVDGETANLVYEKTLERMALPGVTADDFRNEMAALTLGCGAAAMVMARTELVPDAPRYRGGVTRSATEWNQLCRGNLDRMVTDTRMLLIEGIKLAQKTFVAAREALGWAVEELDQFVIHQVSQPHTAAFIKNFGIDPKKVMTIFGEHGNIGPASVPIVLSKLKQLGKLKKGDRIALLGIGSGLNCSMAEVVW, encoded by the coding sequence ATGCTCTTCAAGAATGTCTCGATCGCCGGCCTGGCGCACATCGACGCGCCGCACACGCTGACGTCCAAGGAAATCAACGAACGTCTGAAGCCGACGCTGGATCGCCTTGGCATCCGCACCGACGTGCTCGGCGACATCGCGGGGATCCACGCCCGCCGCCTGTGGGATGCCGACATGCTGGCCTCCGACGCCGCCACGCTGGCCGCCCGCAAAGCCCTGGAAGACGCCGGGATCGGCGCCGACAAGATCGGCCTGCTGGTCAACACCTCGGTCAGCCGCGACTATCTGGAGCCGTCCACGGCCAGCATCGTCTCGGGCAACCTGGGCGTGGGCGACGAATGCATGACCTTCGACGTCGCCAATGCCTGCCTGGCCTTCATCAACGGCATGGACATCGCCGCCCGCATGCTCGAACGCGGCGAGATCGACTACGCGCTGATCGTCGACGGTGAAACCGCCAACCTGGTGTACGAGAAGACCCTCGAGCGCATGGCCCTGCCGGGCGTGACCGCCGATGACTTCCGCAACGAGATGGCCGCCCTGACCCTGGGCTGCGGTGCCGCGGCGATGGTCATGGCGCGCACCGAGCTGGTGCCCGATGCCCCGCGTTACCGCGGTGGCGTGACCCGCTCGGCGACCGAGTGGAACCAGCTGTGCCGCGGCAACCTGGACCGCATGGTCACCGACACCCGCATGCTGCTGATCGAAGGCATCAAGCTGGCGCAGAAGACCTTCGTCGCCGCCCGTGAAGCACTGGGCTGGGCCGTGGAGGAACTGGACCAGTTCGTGATCCACCAGGTCAGCCAGCCGCACACCGCCGCCTTCATCAAGAACTTCGGGATCGACCCGAAGAAGGTGATGACGATCTTCGGCGAGCACGGCAACATCGGCCCGGCCTCGGTGCCGATCGTGCTGAGCAAGCTCAAGCAGCTGGGCAAGCTGAAGAAGGGCGATCGCATCGCGCTGCTCGGCATCGGCTCGGGCCTGAACTGCTCGATGGCCGAAGTGGTCTGGTAA
- a CDS encoding DUF4156 domain-containing protein has product MRILLLSALILSVSACTWVPIESSGKTVRVLPAGAVPSGCQSKGEVVVTVKSKVGFYNRNPLRVQEELETLARNEAPSAGANAVQASGLPADGSQRFLAFQCPPR; this is encoded by the coding sequence ATGCGCATTCTGCTTCTGTCCGCCCTGATCCTCAGCGTTTCCGCCTGCACCTGGGTGCCGATCGAATCCTCCGGCAAGACGGTCCGCGTGCTGCCGGCCGGTGCGGTTCCCAGCGGCTGCCAGAGCAAGGGCGAAGTGGTGGTGACCGTGAAGAGCAAGGTCGGCTTCTACAACCGCAACCCGCTGCGCGTGCAGGAAGAGCTGGAAACCCTGGCACGCAACGAGGCCCCCAGCGCCGGTGCCAACGCCGTGCAGGCCTCGGGCCTGCCGGCCGATGGCAGCCAGCGATTCCTGGCTTTCCAGTGCCCGCCCCGCTGA
- a CDS encoding pitrilysin family protein: MTVQLRPRAALLAVALSAALGSFAPAPVLAKPATAAKVDIPFEQFTLPNGLRVVVHTDRKAPIVAVNIWYHVGSKDEPAGRTGFAHLFEHLMFQGSENHDGEYFEPFKQVGVTGQNGTTNTDRTNYFENVPTTALDMALWMESDRMGHLLGAIDQAALDEQRGVVQNEKRQGENQPYGQVWEKLTRAMYPAGHPYHHSVIGSMNDLNAASLDDVKTWFRTWYGPNNAVLVLAGDIDVATAKEKVAKYFGDIPAGPSMAQPKVDVAKREKSTREVMTDKVPQARIYRAWNVAQVGTTDIDQLQLFAQVLGGAKSSRLDQRLLHQDKLVDNISAGAYSSQLGSNFVIMASVKQGVDPAKVEAIIDEEVKRLAKDGPTADELSRGKTAFRAGFIRGIERIGGFGGKADALAECTVYEGDPGCFRKSLATIDGATAAQVRDVGAKWLGVGDHTIVVEPGARVALAELPSETPKPFTVPAVDPRFTTLPKQVDRSTGVPQTKTFPDLKFPELRRATLKNGTQVILAERHDIPVVQFSYEFPGGFTADQGRKSGTANFTMGLLTEGAGKLGALPFADAADALGAKLDASASLDSTSVYLSALKENLAPSLALYADMLRQPRFDQTEIDRVKATWIAGIQQEKVNPSAVAMRVMPTLLYGAGHPYAIPFTGSGNEVDIQSMTREDLVDFHRDWLRPEQGTLIVVGDTTLKEIVPLLERQLGNWKAEGPAPEVKAPVDVARPAHARVYLIDQPGAVQANLFASQVVPSSRDPGSTRFDIANGVLGGDFTSRLNMNLREQKHWSYGAGSSASNTLGQRPWGARAPVQIDKTAEAMQEMQKEIAEFASGAKPATPAEVARIRNIQNLSLPGAYETASAVMGTISGIVRYQRPDDYVVQRKAEIEAMTPAQVQQAAATLDPNALTWVVVGDLKQTEAPVRALKLGQVQVIDAEGKVVDAPATPATPAAVAPKAR; encoded by the coding sequence ATGACCGTCCAACTTCGACCGCGTGCCGCGCTGCTGGCTGTAGCGCTTTCCGCCGCCCTGGGCTCGTTCGCGCCGGCACCGGTCCTGGCCAAGCCGGCCACGGCGGCCAAGGTCGACATTCCGTTCGAACAGTTCACCCTGCCCAATGGCCTGCGCGTGGTGGTGCACACCGACCGCAAGGCGCCGATCGTGGCGGTGAATATCTGGTACCACGTGGGCAGCAAGGACGAACCCGCCGGCCGCACCGGCTTCGCGCACCTGTTCGAACACCTGATGTTCCAGGGCAGCGAGAACCACGACGGCGAATACTTCGAGCCCTTCAAGCAGGTTGGCGTGACCGGCCAGAACGGCACCACCAATACCGACCGCACCAATTACTTCGAGAACGTGCCGACCACCGCGCTGGACATGGCGCTGTGGATGGAGTCCGACCGCATGGGGCATCTGCTCGGGGCGATCGACCAGGCGGCGCTGGACGAGCAGCGCGGCGTGGTCCAGAACGAGAAGCGCCAGGGCGAGAACCAGCCCTATGGCCAGGTCTGGGAAAAGCTGACCCGCGCGATGTATCCGGCCGGACACCCGTACCACCACAGCGTGATCGGCTCCATGAACGATCTCAACGCCGCCTCGCTGGACGACGTGAAGACCTGGTTCCGCACCTGGTACGGCCCGAACAATGCGGTGCTGGTGCTGGCCGGTGATATCGACGTGGCCACCGCGAAGGAAAAGGTCGCCAAGTACTTCGGCGACATCCCGGCCGGCCCGAGCATGGCCCAGCCCAAGGTGGACGTAGCCAAGCGCGAGAAGAGCACGCGCGAAGTGATGACCGACAAGGTGCCGCAGGCGCGCATCTACCGCGCCTGGAACGTCGCCCAGGTCGGCACCACCGACATCGATCAGCTGCAGCTGTTCGCGCAGGTCCTTGGCGGTGCGAAGTCCTCGCGCCTGGACCAGCGCCTGCTGCACCAGGACAAGCTGGTGGACAACATCAGCGCCGGCGCCTACAGCTCGCAGCTGGGCTCGAACTTCGTGATCATGGCCAGCGTCAAGCAGGGCGTGGACCCGGCCAAGGTCGAGGCGATCATCGATGAGGAAGTGAAGCGCCTGGCCAAGGACGGTCCGACCGCCGACGAGCTGAGCCGCGGCAAGACCGCCTTCCGCGCCGGCTTCATCCGCGGCATCGAGCGCATCGGTGGCTTCGGCGGCAAGGCCGACGCGCTGGCCGAGTGCACCGTATACGAAGGTGACCCGGGCTGCTTCCGCAAGTCGCTGGCCACCATCGATGGGGCCACGGCCGCGCAGGTGCGCGATGTCGGTGCCAAGTGGCTGGGCGTTGGCGATCACACCATCGTGGTCGAGCCGGGCGCGCGCGTTGCCCTGGCCGAACTGCCGTCGGAAACGCCCAAGCCGTTCACCGTGCCCGCCGTGGATCCGCGCTTCACCACGCTGCCCAAGCAGGTCGACCGCAGCACCGGCGTGCCGCAGACCAAGACCTTCCCGGACCTGAAATTCCCCGAACTGCGCCGCGCCACGCTCAAGAACGGCACCCAGGTGATCCTGGCCGAGCGCCATGACATCCCGGTCGTGCAGTTCAGCTATGAATTCCCGGGTGGCTTCACCGCCGACCAGGGCCGCAAGTCCGGCACGGCCAACTTCACCATGGGCCTGCTCACCGAAGGGGCCGGCAAGCTCGGTGCGCTGCCGTTCGCCGATGCGGCCGATGCACTGGGCGCCAAGCTCGATGCCTCGGCCTCGCTGGACAGCACCAGCGTGTACCTGTCCGCATTGAAGGAAAACCTGGCCCCGTCGCTGGCCCTGTATGCGGACATGCTGCGCCAGCCGCGCTTCGACCAGACCGAGATCGACCGGGTCAAGGCGACCTGGATCGCCGGCATCCAGCAGGAGAAGGTCAACCCCAGCGCGGTGGCGATGCGGGTGATGCCGACCCTGCTGTACGGCGCGGGCCATCCGTATGCGATCCCGTTCACCGGCAGCGGCAATGAAGTGGACATCCAGTCCATGACCCGCGAAGACCTGGTCGACTTCCACCGTGACTGGCTGCGCCCGGAGCAGGGCACGTTGATCGTGGTGGGTGACACCACGCTGAAGGAAATCGTGCCGCTGCTGGAGCGCCAGCTCGGCAACTGGAAGGCCGAAGGTCCGGCGCCGGAGGTCAAGGCGCCGGTGGATGTCGCCCGTCCGGCGCATGCCCGCGTGTACCTGATCGACCAGCCGGGCGCGGTGCAGGCCAATCTGTTCGCCAGTCAGGTGGTGCCCTCGTCCAGGGACCCGGGTTCGACCCGCTTCGATATCGCCAACGGCGTGCTCGGCGGCGACTTCACCTCGCGCCTGAACATGAACCTGCGTGAGCAGAAGCACTGGTCCTACGGGGCCGGCAGCAGCGCCAGCAACACCCTGGGCCAGCGCCCGTGGGGCGCCCGCGCGCCGGTGCAGATCGACAAGACCGCCGAGGCGATGCAGGAGATGCAGAAGGAAATCGCCGAGTTCGCCAGCGGCGCCAAGCCGGCCACCCCGGCCGAAGTGGCGCGTATCCGCAACATCCAGAACCTGAGCCTGCCCGGCGCCTATGAGACCGCCAGCGCGGTGATGGGCACCATCAGCGGGATCGTGCGTTACCAGCGCCCGGACGATTACGTGGTCCAGCGCAAGGCCGAGATCGAAGCGATGACCCCGGCCCAGGTGCAGCAGGCCGCGGCCACGCTGGACCCGAACGCGCTGACCTGGGTGGTGGTGGGTGACCTCAAGCAGACCGAGGCCCCGGTGCGTGCGCTCAAGCTTGGCCAGGTGCAGGTCATCGATGCCGAAGGCAAGGTGGTCGACGCCCCGGCCACTCCGGCCACTCCGGCTGCCGTGGCACCAAAGGCCCGGTGA
- the trmL gene encoding tRNA (uridine(34)/cytosine(34)/5-carboxymethylaminomethyluridine(34)-2'-O)-methyltransferase TrmL codes for MTATPTFHVVLFQPEIPPNTGNVIRLCANTGARLHLIEPLGFDLSDKQLKRAGLDYHEYARLQVHPDLETALQVIAPKRLFALSTRGSVRYDTQQFEDGDAFLFGPETRGLPQDLLDSLPHGRRLRLPMQPDNRSLNLSNTVAVVMYEAWRQNGFAGGE; via the coding sequence ATGACTGCCACGCCCACGTTCCATGTCGTCCTGTTCCAACCCGAAATCCCGCCGAACACCGGCAATGTGATCCGCCTCTGCGCCAACACCGGCGCGCGGCTGCACCTGATCGAGCCGCTCGGTTTCGACCTGAGCGACAAGCAGCTCAAGCGCGCCGGCCTGGACTATCACGAATACGCTCGGCTGCAGGTCCATCCTGATCTGGAAACCGCCCTGCAGGTCATTGCGCCCAAGCGCCTGTTCGCGCTGAGTACCCGCGGCAGCGTGCGTTACGACACCCAGCAGTTCGAAGACGGCGATGCCTTCCTGTTCGGCCCGGAAACCCGCGGCCTGCCCCAGGACCTGCTCGACAGCCTGCCCCACGGCCGCCGCCTGCGCCTGCCGATGCAGCCGGACAACCGCAGCCTCAATCTGTCCAACACGGTCGCCGTGGTGATGTACGAGGCATGGCGCCAGAACGGGTTTGCCGGCGGGGAATAA
- a CDS encoding acyl-CoA dehydrogenase family protein, with protein MSLNPFDLFDIRSLLSEEERAVQATVARFTDTRVLPIIGDAFDDGRFPDELIPEIAALGLLGSSLPEQYGGGGLNAVSYGLICQELERGDSGLRSFVSVQSSLCMYPIYAYGSEEQRLRWLPDMATGKVIGCFGLTEAHGGSDPAAMKTRAVRDGGDWLINGSKMWITSGPVADIAIVWAHTDDGIQGFVLEKGMAGFTTQEIKHKMSLRASLTGALFFDNVRVPDRNRLPNVQGLKGPLGCLNQARYGISWGPIGAAVACLDEALGYTKQRVLFGRPVAATQSAQIKLAEMARRITTAQLLALQLGRLKDAGQLQPQQVSLAKWNNCRMAIDIARECRDLLGGAGITTEHVAIRHALNLESVITYEGTETVHQLVIGRELTGINAF; from the coding sequence ATGTCACTGAATCCGTTCGATCTGTTCGATATCCGTTCGCTGCTCAGCGAGGAGGAGCGCGCGGTGCAGGCGACGGTGGCGCGTTTCACCGATACGCGGGTGCTGCCGATCATCGGCGATGCGTTCGACGACGGGCGCTTCCCGGACGAATTGATTCCCGAGATCGCCGCGCTGGGCCTGCTCGGCTCCAGCCTGCCCGAGCAGTACGGCGGCGGCGGGCTCAATGCGGTGAGCTACGGCTTGATCTGCCAGGAGCTGGAGCGCGGCGATTCGGGCCTGCGCAGCTTCGTTTCGGTGCAGAGCTCGCTGTGCATGTACCCCATCTACGCTTACGGCAGCGAAGAACAGCGGCTGCGCTGGTTGCCGGACATGGCCACCGGCAAGGTGATCGGCTGCTTCGGGCTGACCGAGGCGCATGGCGGCTCCGATCCGGCGGCGATGAAGACCCGCGCGGTGCGCGATGGCGGTGACTGGCTGATCAACGGCAGCAAGATGTGGATCACCAGCGGACCGGTGGCCGACATCGCGATCGTGTGGGCGCATACCGACGATGGCATCCAGGGCTTCGTGCTGGAAAAGGGCATGGCCGGGTTCACCACGCAGGAGATCAAGCACAAGATGAGCCTGCGCGCCTCGTTGACCGGTGCGCTGTTCTTCGACAACGTGCGCGTGCCCGACCGCAACCGCCTGCCGAACGTGCAGGGGCTGAAGGGGCCGCTGGGCTGCTTGAACCAGGCGCGCTACGGGATCAGCTGGGGTCCGATCGGCGCTGCGGTGGCCTGCCTGGATGAAGCCCTGGGCTATACCAAGCAGCGGGTGCTGTTCGGCCGGCCGGTGGCGGCCACGCAGAGTGCGCAGATCAAGCTGGCCGAGATGGCGCGGCGGATCACCACCGCGCAGCTGCTGGCCCTGCAGCTGGGGCGCCTGAAGGACGCCGGCCAACTGCAGCCGCAGCAGGTCAGCCTGGCCAAGTGGAACAACTGCCGCATGGCCATCGACATCGCGCGCGAATGTCGCGACCTGCTCGGCGGCGCGGGCATCACCACCGAGCACGTGGCGATCCGGCATGCACTCAATCTGGAATCGGTGATCACCTACGAGGGCACCGAGACCGTGCACCAGCTGGTGATCGGCCGCGAGCTGACCGGGATCAATGCGTTCTGA
- a CDS encoding electron transfer flavoprotein-ubiquinone oxidoreductase — MSEEINVLPPREVMEFDVVIVGGGPAGLATAIRLRQRAIEAGRELSVCILEKGSEPGAHILSGAVMDPRALSELFPDWAERGAPLKQKVTRDEFLFLSEAGSRSTPNALLPECFHNEGNYIVSLGEVTRWLAQQAEALEVAIFPGFPAAEVLYSEDGAVIGVATGDMGIEKNGQPGPAFERGMALHAKYTIFAEGSRGHLGRQLIARFQLDAGKDPQAYGIGIKELWQIDPAKHEPGLVVHAAGWPLDNDTYGGAFLYHAEGGKVSIGYVVGLDYKNPWLSPFEEFQRFKTHPDIRKHLEGGKRIGYGARAITAGGLMSLPRTVFPGGALVGCEAGYLNVSRIKGSHAAIKTGMLAADAAFDALVADRQHDELSAYPQAFETSWLHAELQQAKNFKQWFKKGQTVATLMTGIEQWLLPKLGIRNPPWTLRHSTPDHACLEPASKHAKINYPKPDGVLTFDRLSSVFLSSTNHAEDQPSHLTLKDASVPVRINLAEYAGPEARYCPAGVYEFVGSDGHEQLQINAQNCVHCKTCDIKDPTQNIVWVTPQGGGGPNYSGM, encoded by the coding sequence ATGAGCGAAGAAATCAACGTCCTGCCCCCGCGTGAAGTGATGGAATTCGATGTGGTGATCGTCGGTGGCGGTCCCGCTGGCCTGGCCACGGCGATCCGGCTGCGCCAGCGCGCCATCGAAGCCGGCCGCGAGCTGTCGGTGTGCATCCTGGAGAAAGGCTCTGAACCCGGTGCGCACATCCTCTCCGGTGCGGTGATGGATCCGCGGGCACTGAGCGAACTGTTCCCGGACTGGGCCGAGCGCGGCGCACCGCTGAAGCAGAAGGTCACCCGCGACGAATTCCTGTTCCTCAGTGAAGCCGGCTCGCGCAGCACGCCCAACGCGCTGCTGCCGGAGTGCTTCCACAACGAAGGCAACTACATCGTCAGCCTCGGCGAGGTCACCCGCTGGCTGGCGCAGCAGGCCGAGGCGCTGGAAGTGGCGATCTTCCCCGGCTTCCCCGCGGCGGAGGTGCTGTACAGCGAGGACGGTGCGGTGATCGGCGTGGCCACCGGCGACATGGGCATCGAGAAGAACGGTCAGCCCGGCCCCGCGTTCGAGCGCGGCATGGCGCTGCACGCCAAGTACACGATCTTCGCCGAAGGCTCGCGCGGCCATCTCGGCCGCCAGTTGATCGCACGCTTCCAGCTCGATGCCGGCAAGGATCCGCAGGCCTATGGCATCGGCATCAAGGAGCTGTGGCAGATCGATCCGGCCAAGCATGAGCCGGGCCTGGTGGTGCACGCGGCCGGCTGGCCGCTGGACAACGACACCTACGGCGGCGCGTTCCTGTATCACGCCGAGGGCGGCAAGGTCTCGATCGGTTATGTGGTCGGCCTGGATTACAAGAACCCGTGGCTGAGCCCGTTCGAAGAGTTCCAGCGCTTCAAGACACACCCGGACATCCGCAAGCACCTGGAAGGGGGCAAGCGCATCGGCTACGGTGCGCGCGCGATCACCGCCGGTGGGCTGATGTCGCTGCCCAGGACGGTGTTCCCCGGTGGCGCGCTGGTCGGCTGCGAGGCCGGCTATCTCAACGTCAGCCGGATCAAGGGCAGCCATGCCGCGATCAAGACCGGCATGCTCGCCGCCGATGCCGCCTTCGATGCGCTGGTGGCCGATCGCCAGCACGATGAATTGAGCGCCTATCCGCAGGCGTTCGAGACCAGCTGGCTGCATGCCGAACTGCAGCAGGCCAAGAACTTCAAGCAGTGGTTCAAGAAGGGCCAGACCGTGGCCACGTTGATGACCGGCATCGAGCAGTGGCTGCTGCCCAAGCTGGGCATCCGCAATCCGCCGTGGACGCTGCGCCACAGCACCCCGGACCACGCCTGCCTGGAGCCGGCCTCCAAGCATGCGAAGATCAACTATCCCAAGCCGGATGGCGTGCTCACCTTCGATCGGCTCAGCTCGGTGTTCCTGAGCAGCACCAACCACGCCGAAGACCAGCCCAGCCACCTGACCCTCAAGGACGCCAGCGTGCCAGTGCGGATCAACCTGGCCGAGTACGCCGGTCCGGAAGCGCGCTACTGCCCGGCCGGCGTGTACGAGTTCGTCGGCAGCGATGGGCACGAACAGCTGCAGATCAACGCGCAGAACTGCGTGCACTGCAAGACCTGCGACATCAAGGACCCGACCCAGAACATCGTGTGGGTGACCCCCCAGGGCGGCGGCGGCCCGAACTACTCGGGCATGTGA
- a CDS encoding c-type cytochrome, which translates to MALLACLLLAACSRTPQTPEQAHQQDLQRAFAICAGCHTVSPGGVHRFGPNLHGVIGRRAGSVAGYPYSNAMRDAGLTWNEQTLDAFLRSPTQAVPGTRMVNSTADPERRRQVIEYLQQQR; encoded by the coding sequence TTGGCGTTACTGGCCTGCCTGCTGCTGGCGGCGTGTTCGCGCACCCCGCAGACGCCGGAGCAGGCCCATCAGCAGGACCTGCAGCGCGCCTTTGCGATCTGTGCCGGCTGCCACACCGTCAGCCCGGGTGGCGTGCATCGGTTCGGCCCGAACCTGCATGGCGTGATCGGCCGGCGTGCCGGCAGTGTCGCCGGCTATCCGTATTCCAACGCGATGCGCGATGCAGGGCTGACCTGGAACGAACAGACCCTCGATGCGTTCCTGCGCTCGCCCACGCAGGCGGTGCCGGGTACGCGCATGGTCAACTCCACCGCTGACCCGGAGCGCCGGCGGCAGGTGATCGAGTATCTGCAGCAGCAGCGATGA